CAAATCCTTTCTGTTGGTCATTCCAATAAGTAGAACATTATTCAGAGACTCCACACCATCTATCTGAAAAGCAAGTAGTCTTTTGATCAAGCTGATGACATTTCTTGTCAATTCTCACATCAAAATCAGCATATATAGAGTATAATGACCCTTTAGAATGCACTTAAAATTGATTACTGACCTTTGTAAGTAGCTGGTTCACAATACTATCATGAACTCCTGTGCCATCTCTTGTTGATCCTCTTGACtacagaaaaaggaaataataatAAACAAAGGCATGCCTTATAGTCttcctattaaaaaaaaaaaaatctctcataTTTACATAAGCAAACATCTCAAATCCAATGCACGTGAATATGCATGAGCATTGGTTCATGGACAGATTTTCATGTAGATGCGAGAATTCCAGCATTAGAAACACAATGGAGGCCGTTTAAGCACTAAATATAAGCACACAAAATAATTTCCTTAAAGGTTAAGCATCAATTAGAATCCAAGTTGGGAATATCTTTTTCAAGAAACACCACAGATTTTGTGTCTCCCTCTCATCTACAACTCCTAGAGAACAATTCTCCACAACACACCCTTTAACACAAGTTCACACACTCATTAACTCGCTTTACAATAGGTTTTCCCCTTTGTTTATATGTTCATCTTTTCTTTTTCAATCATTCCTTTCTGAATACCAGTATATGCTTCTCCAATTTCTTCTCCAATTTTAAGATTGAATTTTACTACTAGTTTACCCCTTATTATAATTAGTTAGCCACAATTTCAGGTTATCTGTGTAATTTTCTCACTGAATTGGAAAGAAGCTGACTTGGTGGGCACCAATTCAAGGCCTCCCTTTATACAATAGCCATAAAATGGGTGACATCTCTCGAAAGGGACATTATTCTTCTAGAAACAAACAAGTACAAGTTAGTAAACAGATGAGAAATTCTCAATATATCCATCTATGCaacaaaacttaaaataaaattatcattaataAGGAGAATACAACAGCACATAGATGTCCCAATTAATATTGCCACCAGGAATGGCAAGCTTATTCTCACAAACAATGGCCATTTAACAGAGCCACATGAAAAATTCCACAGCTTGGACATGAAACAGTGTGAATGGGCAATGAGATTTCAACAACAACAATATTAAACAAAGCcacaaaaatacataatatatGTGATATTTCTGATTTCAAAAGATTTAGTTGACCTAATTATTATCCTGTCCTGTATTCAGCCTTATGTGATCAATAACTTCGATTGGTCTAGTATAAATTTAACCCATGAGAAATGTTTAAAAAGTAAAATGTTACAAAATTACAACAGTGCAAAAGACAGAATTGCTATCAGTTTTGACTGGATAACAGTAAATTCCAGCAGAGCCACTCTTGGTCTATTAAAAGGTACATCTAATGTAATAGAGTTGAGAAATCCCATACCTTACATATAGCATCAATCTCATCAAAAATTATTACATGCAAATCACTTTGGTCCCCTGAAAAGTAAAAGAATGTGATACCATTatcattaaggaaaaataaaatgataCCTAAATAACACTCTATTCATAAAGGTCCTTACCATGTGTCCTTTGATCATTTTCAGCATCTGTAAACAGGTCTCTAACATTCTTTTCAGTTTCACCAACAAACTTGCTCAAGACTTCAGGGCCATTAACAATCTAGCACAATTTCAACCAAAAAACAGTGGTGTCAGTGGATAAAAATAACTAACTACACACAAAATAGTTGTTCTGTTCCATCACAGAAAGCATGTGCACATGTTCACAGATTTTAAACATGATCTTAATTAACTAGCACAAAGAAAAGCGGTTGGGACTACAATCTAGCATATTTCTTACAATTAGTGAAGGAATATATACCAACagacaagggggaaaaacacTGTCACCAGAGTAATTCAATTGAAACAAAAGTCAACACTGTGCTGAATCTCAATCAGATTAGTTTTGGCTACATAAAACTCTTTGATGCCATTCCAAAGCATATTACACTTTACAATAAGTAACCAGACCATATTATACTTCAGGTCAAACACTAAAATGCATGGCTCATAAGATCCCTTAATATTTCATATGCACAATGAACCAAAAATGTCTACCATATTCTATCGCTCATAGAAAAGTAGCAAAAACATCAATCAGTTCAATGCACCAGTGGGTCATGTAAACAGGATTAGCAAAATAATGATCACCATATAAATGGTTCAAGATATCATTAAAGCCAATTCTACAACATCCATTGAACAtctaaacataaaaaataaaatgaaacctCAGGAGTCTAGAATTAGAAGATAAAGAATACTGCAAATATTAGATGACACTAGCCACAAAGAGCAATTCTAGTAAATCAAACATAAAACAAGAGAAAGATCTTGTCCAAACCTTTGGTTCCCTCCCATTCAACATTTTCCCAATTTGACGAGCCATGAGAGTTTTTCCAGTACCAGGAGGCCCATAAAGCAGCATGCCTTTTACGTGTTTAATCCCCAACCTGGAGCATCAAGTGCTTCATTATTACTAAGAACATAAATGTATAAATTCCAAGATGTAGATGCATAACTTAAGGAATTAGTCATATTACTTGCTTGTCACATGGGGTGGAAAAACTCGAGAGGCAAAAGCTCTTCTAAATATATCTGCAAACTCTGCACTTAAGCCACCTATACCAAGTGACTGAAGATTGAACTCCTTATGCCTAAAGATGTTACTACTGGCTGCTTCACGTTGATTAACAACCTGAGTGACAACACATATCAAAGTATCACTACAGTTTGCAACCAGAATCCAGCAGAGAGTGAGAAATGTATTATCCACACTGGGTCATCATATCAAATAGATAAGAACTACAATTAAAAGAATATTGAGAATTAAGAAAAATTAGTAGAACAAATTCAATTTTTACATATGTCTATCATCATGTCATGTAAGCATGCATTTGCCAGGTAAATATAAAACTGTACTGTTTCATGCATCATACAGACTACTGCAGGAAAGTCTCAGATCTGAAAATCATTACAGatatatagaaaataaaaaaagcaTTATCAACagcaaataaagaaaaataatttaactCATCatgcattttaaaaaaaaaagcatgTGAAATCGAAACATCGAAGTGAGGAAAAAGTAAGGAGCATGAAATCTACATTCAGGTCATGCCATTAAAATCTACAATAGTAAATTTCAccatctaaaaattaaaaaaatctagAAATCAGCAGTTGTAAAAGAATATAAAGAAATGTTGAACAAAAAGAACAAATAATAAGCTGACAATATAGATATTCAAATTGACCTTTATgccacttgaatttgatgattcaAAGATGAAGTAGGTGTCACCTGAAACCATCCCTCTTTCCATATCATTAGATTTTTCTTGGCCCTCTACAACAGCTTGATTGACTGTAAAAATATAATTGTTTCCATGATATTCAAATGACACTCTTTGACCTGTCGTCATAACCTGCATAACATAATATCATATTCCATAAGGAAACAAAATATGCCCCAAAGATTATTATGGAATAAAACTAGACTCCATAAGAACAActgaacaaaattgaaaaataaagtcTGGTCATTTGTATCTAATTACAGAGGGAGTGATAGAGAAAGGCAATGATAACAGCAAAAGATGAGTAGTCATGGTTTTATGAACAAATGTGATCATGTCCAATCCTATACTGTTTCTATAGTTAGCCCACTACATTACAAACCTGCTAGCTTCACAGAGCCCATTTTATGTGATAGAAAATGGGCAGAAGCAAAGAACAAACTCATAATTCTGGCAAATCTCTTCAAAATTACACATCTATTCATAATGAAAATTCAATCACTTAAACAATAGTTTACTTTTTTTTCACACTGACTTGTCAAATAGTTCTTTCGTTTTTTTATCCTTGACGGGCATGGCAATAATATGATACAAACAATAAGCAATCCGAACAAGCAACTACCTGCACTAGCATTCTTGTAGAAGGAACAAATCTCTAATTTTAATCGGCATCAGCCACATGAAACAATCCCACCGTTGAAAATCCATCCAGGGTCATGTACTATATAAATTATAAGCCATTACATCTTTTATTTATGAAACCACACATATCCCACCTCATCCACAAATCATCTTCTACAAATATCAAAATCTAATTGCTGTTAAAACTGTCATCAGTCCTCACTGCACAAGATCAAGCCCTCCTAAAGAGCTCAGATCTAGTGCACAATAGGTACAAGCTCTAAATTCTCAATATTTGCTTTAAATTCAGTTATAGCCAATTTATGAGCATTTTCATATCAATTCTGCAAATTCCAATATAACGTAGCAGCAATCATCTAATTGGCATAAGCATCTTTTCAAAGTTCCCCTTATTTTCGTCAACAACTAATAGTTAGAAAACTGCGGTAATCAAAATGGTTCCAGtctaaattttaagttttgacagctaaaagaaaaaaagaaattgaaatcaAATTCAGCCAATAAACAAACATGTAATATTCACAAGCATAATTAATACTCAGTGGACAAGTAATAATTCTACCTGGTTAATAAATCTCTTTCTGAGTTGGTTGGCCAGTAAAATAGCATCCACCTACAGAACAACATAAAAATATTCATTACTGCTATCCTACATGAAAGAAGCTATACGAACTTTACTGATTCTGAGGATAATTTCCCCCGATAGATAAATGACCATTCCTAAGACTCAAAATTAGTAGACACAAAAGAGGGAAACAAAATAAGTTGCTGGCCTACATACTTGTTCGTTCTTAGTACCCTTCTTCACAAATTCCAGCTCAAGTGTCAGCAATGCAAGGTTAAAATTATCAGGAGGAATAAACCTAAAGaattatcagaagaataattaaataattagaaaTCGGTAATGGTGAAAGATAAGCAGGGCATGAGGTATAGTCAATTCGAACCTTCTCACAGAAATCGAGTCTCCAGTAGAAACTCTTGCATGCCGACGTTGAATAGAATTCAGGGCAATATTACCAGGACGAATGTTTTCGTGAGGAGTAATTATTAGTTAAGGCCACAAAAAGATGGAAAGAGAAATTACATGATTCAACCTCATCTCAAATACATGCTCTCCTTCAATATTGAATTAGATTAAAGTGGTTCTAAACGCAAGAGAAATAGCAGCAAATTACGCAACTCCGAATTAATCATGATTAAAGCCAATTCTCTCTTAGTACACAAATTCTGAATTTCAATAATGCCACGGTATTGATCTTGGACAACAAAATTTATCTCAAAATGAAGACTCGATTTCCAAAAAGAAAACGCACGAGATTAGattaaaaagaaaatgagaatgcAGATGAAAGGATATGAAAGAGATAGAACAAAGGAGTCGTTGATTAAAGCCATGAAGAGCTTGGTTCCAGGAACAGCGAAGTTGTGGAGATCGGACGCCGAGCAGTAGGCGAGGTTAGTGAGCGCGAGATCCAGCGCCGGAGTGTTGGTAATGATCATCGTCGCAGGAGCAGAAGCAGAACCGAAACGGCCagccatttttctttttttcccagTGAAGATCTGTTTGCGTTCTTTTGCGGATAAAAAAGCAGAAATATAGAGGTTTGCTTCGATTCGAAGGCAATCTTAGTGTTTAAGCATTTGGGCCATGGGCGGGAGAGACGTGTAATTTTAAAGTCGCGGATCGAATCAGGAGGGGCTGTGATTGTCACTTACGCCTTTCCTGGTTGCATGGGAATCGTGGGCTGGGAGCGTAGTCAAAATCACTGGTTGAATCTTCAAGCCTTCAACGACAAACCCAAACCGCACGTATGCGAATCCACACGTCGTTCAgtggatttttattttcctttcagcaCCCGATATAACTTCGAGATTTTATAttcaattaatattattaaattaaaatttattatttattattttaattttactccGACTGGAGgcctaaataattttattattattaaattgaaacttattGATTCAGGGGATAGTTATCAAACCTCATAAAATCTATGATTTACATTGAAAAACTTGATCTAAATAGTGTTGGTGGATTAATAATTACATTGGCTttctttattataaattatttataagaaaataatttaatttaattattatataaatatttatttttattttttaaataatttttaaattaaaaataattaaaaattttcattataaatataaaaaataaataacacgaaattaattaaattaaattattataattttcaaTCCATTGcaaatttcttttcaatttgaactATAATTGTATTTATTcagaattgagaaacacaattatCTGTTTATTGATGCAAATTGATTATAGTGATTCTTATCGACATTAAGTGTTTCTATagcaattaaatttatttattttattattattattattattattttttgtctACAAGAGGTGGCCGTCTTGGAATAGTCTGAAAATTCCGAGAAACAGGTAATGAAACTGATGTCCTCTAAACTTAAACTTTAAATATTATCATCTCAAAATCATAGTGTTATCATGCGGTGAACACATCATTAGCATTAATTTAACAAGTTTACATGTACTTTCAGCACACTGATTCACAGCATATAAAGAGATGACTGATGGAACCAAAGCCTTTATTGTTTGAAAAGGATAATTTTTTCAACATTATGTAACAGACAAGATAAATTTCATATAGTTGCCATATAACTGACAAATTTTTCATGAAGGTAACATATTTCTTTATTATGAATTCCTAGAAAATGGAGTGTATATATGTGTCGTATATATTAAAAGTTAAGAGCTCCAATAGCCATAAGTGAGGCTAATATAATGTTTTGCTAGGAAATGAAGAATGCTTTTTCTGATTTTCAATGGTGTGAAAGCTAACCAAAGTCAAACGACAGCGTATTTGCATGGGGCGAAAAACAAATAGAGGCAACGCCCTAAAACCCTATTTCCAAGTGTGCTAAACCCTAATGAAATGCCCTGCACTGCCCTAGCTGAGCTCGGGCTTTTCACACCCTCGCTCACAAATCACCAACATCCATGGAGCAGAAACGGTGTTTCCACACCGTAATCCGTGAAACCGTAGCTCTCCTCTCTTCAAATCCTGCCACACTGCATCGCCCACTCAAAGTTCCACCTTCTCTCCCCAATCAAATTTCTGCCAAAGCCCTCCTTATCTCCAGATCCTATCTCATTTCCTCTAACGCTGACTCCACCCGGTGTTCCTCCTGGCCTCACCACCATCCTCGCCATTTCTCTTCAAATTTTCGCGACGAAAGCGAGAAcgatgaggaagatgaagagacGGTGGGAGAGGATAGCGATGGACCGGAGGCAACGAGTTCTGATTTGAGAAGAGAGTACTCAGCGGATGAGAAGGAAGACGAGGCTGCGGCTATTGGATGCAAAGTGATTGGACCACTCCAGAAATCCGACCGTGTCTTTAAACCATACGAGCCTGTTTTCGCTGTTGTTCAGGTTTATTTGATTTCATGCCATTCTTTGTCTCGGCCTCTTGGGTCTTGTTTAGATGTTGAGATCATGTGATTTTTGTTTATGTAGATCGGTTCTCATCAATTGAAGGTGAGCAATGGGGATTGCATTTTCACTGAGAGATTGAAATTCTGCAAGATAAATGACAAGGGGAGTTTTATTTGTGCTTGTTGATTTGCTACTGTTGCTTGGTATCTTACGAGTTTTTGTCTTTTGACGTGTGTTTTGCCTCTTCCTAAAGAAAACCTATGCATTTCAAATTCCCCATCTAATCGCAAGGTTAGATTATTTTCCAAAATGCTAATTAAGATTATAAGCAGAGAGACAAAATTCAATGAATTATAAATAACCATTCACGAGAACTCTAATTATGGACAGCTACCGTGAAGACACGCAGACCGCTCCCTTGCATGAAAAGTGATATCTCAGTGTTGGTTGCAGATTGGGGTTGCTGAGATGACTGAATACTGGAGCATATTATGTTGAAGCAGCAATGATCTTGGTGTATGGTGGACCCTTATGGCTAAATGCAGTTGCTGGGCTTGAATTAGTAGGAATTCAGGCCAAACGTTTGTTAGGCTAAGTTGAGGTGATGTGACCATAGTATGCTCGGAAACAAGGCTTCTTTGAGTTGAGCTTTTATTTAACTAGTTCCTTTCATGCTTGTGAAGTGGACATGCAGCTGATCCTAACAGTGGGAACTGACAATTTATACTATCTTCAGACCTTCAGAGTaaaagaaaaaagggaagaaaTATGCTATTCCATAAGTCCCTTATTTGTTCTCATGTATGCATAAGGGGAACTTAAGTTTTGTCACCCATATCCAACTCTACTCTCATTGGCTTGCAGCAGTAACTTTTCATGCATTCTTTTCTCTGTACCTTACTTTAATAGGAGAACAAAGGCATCATGTTTGAGGGCTAAGGTGATATTGATGAGGTTTTTCTTGACGTTTTCTTCTGTAGTTTGCATATAGTCATCTAGAATATTTGCCATTTTTTTAAACAAAATGGTTCATTACATTCTTACCAAAAAACTAAATTTAGTTGATGCTTCCATGATTTTGTCTGTTGCAGTTGATTTTGAACCAGGTTCTCTTGTTAGGATCAAGTGCTCAAACAGCTGTTGGCAGGCCCACAGTGCTAGATGCAGTTGTTCACGCAGTTGTTGAGGAGCATGCAAGTGTGGCAGACTAAGCCCTATCTGTTTCTTACACTCACACACTAGCATGCACACACAGAATAAAAAATGCATGCCCATACATGCTTAGGGATTTACAAATTGCAAGTACAAGGGGTTAGACCCCACATgttctccattgaggcaatttgattaatattttttgttTTGATAGTAAATATTTCCTGCAAAAGTTATACTTGAGAAAGAAATGAGTTCAAGATCATCTTGCCAATTTGGGCCATAAGTGTGCTCTGGGTCTTACTTTTGGAATCCCCCACTGAGTCTATTTGTTTTGTCGTTGGTGGGGTTTGGACTAGTTTCCATGAAGATATATGTCAAATTTCCTATAGCTCCTTGGCAAAATATTCGCTGGGCTGGATGGTGTTTGAAAACAGTCTGTGGGAAAAGCTATTCTGAGAAAAAATGCTAATAAAAATAATAGGAATGGGATGAATATAGATTCATGGGTGATGTGAAACATCCCTATTTTGGGGcctctgcttttttttttttttttttttgggaaaagACTCCATACTTTTTTCACCCTCTCTCTCTTCTTCCAATTTATTAATGGAAGAATATGAGAGAAAGACTGGACCAAGTAACTCTATGTTATATAATACTCTGCTTATTGGAGAGTAATGTACTTTGATAAAGGAGATAAAAATAAAGGTTGggttctttcctttttctttttctttgtctgTTCCCAAATCTTTCAAGTCCTTTGATCATTTTCTTTGAATTTGTTCCACAACTTTCGGATTCAGCTTTAcctgattttgattgttttcatttcatttttgtgCTTTTCTTGGATTCATCCCTTATTCCCATTTAATTTTTTAAGGCAAACTCTTGACAAGCCTTAATCCTACCTACCTGCTGTCTGTTTATGTTGACTAGCTGGTTTCTATTAAATTTCACTCTCATAATTTGTCTTAGTAGGAAATTGTTATACGATTGATGGAAAGTTAAAATGGAAGCCAAACTGATCAGATAGGTGGATGCTATATGTGGGATTGAGCTGATTGAGGTTTTTTGTATAATGTGATTCCTGACCCATAAAAACGCCTGTTGATGGTACTGGTTATGGATGAAAGGTTAGCGCAGAAACCAGATGAATCACCTAAAAAGTAAATTCATATGCTTTATATGAAGGCATGGTTATTTATAGGAACTAACAATTGGATGTTTGGCAATCTGGTATAGTGGTAACTAGTAAGAAAGTATTGGAgcattcttaattttaatttggcAAAATGTTATCTTGTAAATATTGGAATATAAGTATTTCAGGTGCAGTAGTTCATTTGGAAACTGTTAATTGGTAAAGAGATACAGATTTCTCTCTGGTGAGATATTGTTGCACTAACCAGATATTTTGCCTCGAATCTGTACGAGTCGGATATCTGTAGGAACACATTACTTTAACCATCATATGCTTGTTAGCTgtggcattttttttttcaattcttttagttaacaAAAAATTGTGTGGTCTTAATGGTCAACGTGTTATTTTGTTTACTAGATGCACATGAAATTTAATCACTTTGGTTTCTTCAGTTTCTCTCAGGCATTAGATGCAAAagtaattattttcaaatttcaagaagAACAGAAGGAAGAATTACTGCCGAACCAAAGTACATCGCCAGGTAAGCTGAAGATCATTTACCTAAACAGTTTCAGTTAAATTCAAGTATTTTGGTTTTGCTTTATCTTGACCCATGGTCCTCTGTGTTTCAGGAACTGACCAAGTTGAGAATAACTGATATTCAAGGAATTGCGAAACCAGAAATGAAAGTGGTTGAGCAACAAGGAAAGGTTGCAGTTGCTGCTTAGGAATGATTTTCCTCTGACCATATGTTGACAATAATGGCTTCCCATGCTTATAATCTCAGAGCTGCAACTTTCTGATTCTAATTGATGGGTTAATTCCTGATTTATTCTATTTGATGGGCTCATTCCTGATTTATCAGTTATTCCATGTAGGCAGTTGATATGGAATGGCAAGCTAATAAATAATAGACACATAGACCATTTTCAGttattaaaattgttttaaaaaaaaaatctgcttGGTGGTTAAATTTTTACGAAACCCACTTGTTTATATGTCTGTTTATTATTAGCTTGACATTCCATGTAAACTATCTTTCATGGACTCTTGGTGATAGCTAATAATTTCTCCATTTGACCGCATACCTTTTGCAGGATTGGCATGCTGGGTTATGTTATTTCCTCTCCTAaatttttgcatttctttttattttgtttgtATGTACTCCTCTAATGACACCTAAGTAGTACACTCTTGTTCTTAGTAGAGAAATTCCTCGCGAATAATCAATTATTACTTGTTGCTCTTTATTGAATTACTCTGATTATATTATACAATAATGCGACGTCATGATTTACTCAAAAGGGCGTGCCTGTTGATATTGTGACAGGTAAGGTGAttattgcatgaaaaatggctactGAAATATGAGccaatctatgaatttctatttaATTCTTTCTAATACTTGCGTTGGTAAATTAATAAACTTTTTATGCCATATCTAGCCATATATGTGTTGCTAATGTACTGTTTTCAGACGGGTCATACCCGAGtaataatgtcacgacccaaattaTGGATTGGACTGACattaggacttgggtcagcataaggcccaCAAAACTCGTAGTAAGTTTAACTATTCTTTAGTCCAACCTTAAAGTCTATATCCAAAGCCTATTTTTAAAatatcaaccggacagagtctgatTATAAATTGGGCAACCCAGCGGAGGATTTTTAGCTCACTCGACCTgtgattataatatatatatatatttgagg
The Hevea brasiliensis isolate MT/VB/25A 57/8 chromosome 18, ASM3005281v1, whole genome shotgun sequence genome window above contains:
- the LOC110635136 gene encoding vesicle-fusing ATPase-like, which codes for MAGRFGSASAPATMIITNTPALDLALTNLAYCSASDLHNFAVPGTKLFMALINDSFVLSLSPHENIRPGNIALNSIQRRHARVSTGDSISVRRFIPPDNFNLALLTLELEFVKKGTKNEQVDAILLANQLRKRFINQVMTTGQRVSFEYHGNNYIFTVNQAVVEGQEKSNDMERGMVSGDTYFIFESSNSSGIKVVNQREAASSNIFRHKEFNLQSLGIGGLSAEFADIFRRAFASRVFPPHVTSKLGIKHVKGMLLYGPPGTGKTLMARQIGKMLNGREPKIVNGPEVLSKFVGETEKNVRDLFTDAENDQRTHGDQSDLHVIIFDEIDAICKSRGSTRDGTGVHDSIVNQLLTKIDGVESLNNVLLIGMTNRKDLLDEALLRPGRLEVQVEISLPDENGRLQILQIHTNKMKENSFLTPDVNLQELAAWTKNYSGAELEGVVKSAVSFALNRQLNMDDLTKPVDEENIKVAMDDFLHALQEIVPAFGASTDDLERCRLNGMVECGDRHDHIHHRARLLVDQVKVSKGSPLVTCLLEGPSGSGKTALAATVGIDSDFPYVKIVSAESMIGLHESTKCAQIVKVFEDAYKSPLSIIILDDIERLLEYVAIGPRFSNLISQTLLVLLKRLPPKGKKLMVIGTTSEVSFLDSIGICDAFSVTYHVPTLKAEDAKKVLRQLNVFAEGDVDAATEALNDMPIKKIYMLIEMAAQGEQGGAAEAIYSGKQKIKIAHFYDCLQDVVRY